The Streptomyces sp. Alt3 genome has a segment encoding these proteins:
- a CDS encoding SigE family RNA polymerase sigma factor, whose amino-acid sequence MGTVVDDAAAAEFRAFFEAHYAELARLAHLLTGEADAADDLAADALMALWHRWDRVRGADHPAAYARGVVANLARTRIRSAVRERRRIALFWAPRGAGDGCAADGPDVSAVVDVQGALRRLPFRKRACVVLRHAFDLSERDTALVLGVSVGTVKSQTSRGVAELQRLLGPETPAAQVQVAAAGQRAGGRQ is encoded by the coding sequence GTGGGCACAGTCGTGGATGATGCTGCTGCCGCCGAGTTCCGTGCGTTCTTCGAGGCGCACTACGCCGAACTCGCCCGGCTCGCCCATCTGCTGACGGGCGAGGCGGATGCGGCGGACGACCTGGCGGCCGACGCGCTGATGGCGCTCTGGCACCGCTGGGACCGGGTCAGGGGCGCCGACCACCCGGCGGCGTACGCCAGAGGGGTCGTCGCCAACCTGGCCCGCACCCGCATCCGCAGCGCCGTGCGTGAGCGCCGGAGGATCGCCCTGTTCTGGGCGCCTCGCGGGGCCGGGGACGGCTGCGCGGCGGACGGGCCCGACGTGTCGGCCGTGGTGGACGTCCAAGGTGCCCTGCGGCGGCTGCCGTTCCGCAAGCGGGCGTGCGTGGTGCTGCGGCACGCCTTCGACCTGTCCGAACGCGACACCGCTCTGGTCCTCGGCGTCTCGGTGGGTACGGTGAAGAGCCAGACCTCGCGCGGTGTGGCGGAACTCCAGCGGCTGCTGGGGCCCGAGACCCCGGCGGCACAGGTACAGGTGGCGGCCGCCGGACAGCGCGCCGGAGGAAGGCAGTGA
- a CDS encoding ScbR family autoregulator-binding transcription factor codes for MNLTKQDRAARTRRKLIEAAAVVFDRRGYEATTLSDIATAAGTTKGAIYFHFRNKDDLARIILAEQQQTEENALRPQPVKLQELVDSGMVFAERLRTDPLVRASVRLTLDQQATGIDRGGVFRAWRDANLAILEKAQERGELRCHVDLLATAELFVGTFAGLQQMSQLLSDYDDLPDRVTVLLQNLMPSIAVPPVLGVLDMCERRGAHLIAAAKSGAGGESAVAEEPPAAQD; via the coding sequence ATGAACTTGACAAAGCAGGACCGGGCGGCACGAACCCGGCGGAAACTCATCGAGGCCGCCGCCGTCGTCTTCGACCGGCGAGGCTATGAGGCCACCACTCTCAGTGACATCGCCACCGCGGCGGGAACGACCAAGGGGGCCATCTACTTCCACTTCAGGAACAAGGACGACCTGGCCCGGATAATCCTCGCCGAGCAGCAGCAGACCGAGGAGAACGCCCTGCGCCCGCAGCCCGTCAAGCTGCAGGAACTAGTCGACTCCGGGATGGTCTTTGCCGAACGCCTGCGCACCGACCCGCTGGTCCGTGCCAGTGTCCGGCTCACCCTGGACCAGCAGGCCACCGGCATCGACCGCGGCGGCGTGTTCCGCGCCTGGAGGGACGCCAACCTGGCCATTCTCGAGAAGGCACAGGAACGCGGTGAACTCCGTTGCCACGTCGACCTTCTGGCGACCGCCGAGCTGTTCGTGGGCACCTTCGCGGGCCTCCAGCAGATGTCGCAGCTACTCAGTGACTACGACGACCTGCCGGACCGTGTGACGGTACTGCTGCAGAACCTCATGCCCAGCATCGCCGTACCCCCGGTACTCGGTGTGCTCGACATGTGTGAGCGGCGCGGGGCCCACCTGATTGCGGCAGCGAAGTCGGGAGCCGGCGGGGAGTCCGCGGTGGCGGAGGAGCCGCCCGCCGCGCAGGACTGA
- a CDS encoding DUF4956 domain-containing protein — MNFDLQELSGTFSVADVVAAMALSFILSTVIGYTYRYTHRNVSYSQSYVQTLVIVGMIVALIMLVVGSNLARAFSLVGALSVVRFRNAVKETRDVGFIFLAMAIGMACGARFYTLAAVGAVVICVVILVMFKFNWFALNVQRQVVKVQVPAGEDYTPAIRDVLIKYTSEFELVSTETIRGGALNEVFYTVRMKKGTEPGDLVTALQERTSGQRVTVLTGYDTTDL; from the coding sequence GTGAACTTCGATCTGCAGGAACTCAGCGGGACGTTCAGCGTCGCCGACGTGGTCGCCGCCATGGCGCTGTCGTTCATCCTGAGCACGGTGATCGGCTACACCTACCGGTACACGCACCGCAACGTCTCCTACAGCCAGTCCTACGTCCAGACGCTGGTCATCGTCGGCATGATCGTCGCCCTGATCATGCTCGTGGTCGGCTCGAACCTGGCACGGGCGTTCTCGCTGGTCGGCGCGTTGTCCGTCGTCCGGTTCAGGAACGCGGTGAAGGAGACGAGGGACGTCGGCTTCATCTTCCTGGCGATGGCCATCGGCATGGCCTGCGGTGCCCGGTTCTACACGCTGGCAGCCGTCGGCGCCGTCGTGATCTGCGTCGTGATCCTCGTGATGTTCAAGTTCAACTGGTTCGCCCTGAACGTCCAGCGCCAGGTCGTCAAGGTCCAGGTCCCCGCGGGCGAGGACTACACGCCCGCCATCCGTGACGTGCTGATCAAGTACACCAGCGAGTTCGAGCTCGTCAGCACGGAGACGATCCGCGGGGGAGCCCTCAACGAGGTCTTCTACACCGTGCGGATGAAGAAGGGCACCGAACCCGGGGACCTCGTCACCGCCCTCCAGGAGCGCACCTCCGGGCAGCGGGTGACGGTGCTGACCGGTTACGACACGACCGACCTGTGA
- a CDS encoding NCS2 family permease, which yields MPDRPDPTAPVRGTEGAVAPEPAVSAEGVPPERGGPGAVDRFFSVSARGSDFGREIRGGFATFFTMAYILVLNPIILGSAEDKFGNHLSAPQLVTATALVAAVTTVVMGLGGNLPLALAAGLGINAVTAYQLAPLMSWPDAMGLIVIEGLLICVLVVTGLREAIMYAIPASLKQAISVGIGLFIAFIGFIDAGFATRIPGDTGSVPVQLGATGHLSGWPVLVFCLGVLLTVALLARGTKGAILISIVVTTVVAVVIDAVADIAPTAWGLTVPAVPEDLMAAPDFGLIGSFSLFGAFQHVGVLTIVLLVFTLLLSDFFDTMGTVVGVSHEAGLLDEDGKVPHLGRVLLIDGAAAVAGGAASASSATSYVESAAGVGEGARTGFASLVTGGLFAVALFLTPLATIVPAQAAAPALVAVGFMLMAQVRHIDWEKYEIAVPAFLTIAVMPFTYSITNGIGAGFVSYVVLKTVLGKAKEVHWLLWASAALFAVYFAVDPVEQLLGVK from the coding sequence ATGCCGGACAGACCTGATCCCACCGCGCCCGTGCGCGGGACCGAGGGCGCCGTGGCCCCCGAGCCCGCGGTGTCCGCGGAGGGCGTGCCCCCGGAGCGCGGCGGCCCGGGTGCGGTCGACCGCTTCTTCTCCGTGAGCGCCCGCGGCTCCGACTTCGGACGTGAGATACGCGGCGGCTTCGCCACCTTCTTCACGATGGCCTACATCCTGGTGCTCAACCCGATCATCCTCGGCTCGGCCGAGGACAAGTTCGGCAACCACCTCTCCGCACCCCAACTCGTCACCGCCACCGCCCTGGTGGCCGCCGTGACGACCGTCGTCATGGGGCTCGGAGGCAATCTCCCGCTCGCCCTCGCGGCCGGTCTCGGCATCAACGCCGTCACCGCGTACCAGCTCGCGCCACTGATGAGCTGGCCCGACGCGATGGGTCTCATCGTCATCGAGGGCCTGCTGATCTGCGTCCTGGTGGTCACCGGGCTCCGTGAGGCGATCATGTACGCGATCCCCGCCTCCCTGAAACAGGCCATCAGCGTCGGCATCGGGCTCTTCATCGCTTTCATCGGCTTCATCGACGCCGGGTTCGCCACCCGCATCCCCGGCGACACCGGATCCGTGCCCGTCCAGCTCGGCGCCACCGGGCACCTCTCCGGCTGGCCGGTCCTGGTCTTCTGCCTCGGCGTCCTGCTCACCGTCGCGCTTCTCGCACGCGGGACCAAGGGCGCCATCCTCATCAGCATCGTCGTGACGACCGTCGTGGCGGTCGTCATCGACGCGGTCGCCGACATCGCCCCCACCGCGTGGGGGCTGACCGTGCCCGCCGTCCCCGAAGACCTGATGGCGGCACCGGACTTCGGGCTGATCGGCTCCTTCAGTCTCTTCGGGGCGTTCCAGCACGTCGGTGTCCTCACCATCGTGCTGCTGGTCTTCACCCTGCTGCTGAGCGACTTCTTCGACACCATGGGTACCGTCGTCGGCGTCTCCCACGAGGCCGGACTACTCGACGAGGACGGCAAGGTGCCGCATCTGGGCCGGGTCCTGCTCATCGACGGGGCGGCAGCCGTCGCGGGCGGCGCGGCCTCCGCGTCCTCCGCCACCTCCTACGTCGAGTCCGCGGCGGGCGTCGGTGAGGGCGCCCGCACGGGCTTCGCCTCCCTCGTCACCGGCGGCCTCTTCGCCGTGGCGCTGTTCCTCACCCCGCTTGCCACGATCGTCCCGGCGCAGGCGGCGGCGCCGGCCCTGGTCGCGGTCGGATTCATGCTGATGGCACAGGTACGTCACATCGACTGGGAGAAGTACGAGATCGCCGTCCCGGCCTTCCTCACGATCGCCGTGATGCCGTTCACCTACTCGATCACCAACGGTATCGGCGCGGGCTTCGTCTCGTACGTGGTGCTCAAGACCGTCCTCGGCAAGGCCAAGGAGGTCCACTGGCTGCTGTGGGCCTCCGCCGCCCTGTTCGCCGTGTACTTCGCCGTCGACCCGGTCGAGCAGCTGCTCGGCGTGAAGTAG
- a CDS encoding aldehyde dehydrogenase (NADP(+)), whose amino-acid sequence MAAAPVWSVDPRTGNPREQVAVEATAEEVDRAVRAAHAVRGALADRTVRAAFLRTAADLLAEAQEHVIEAADAETALGPARLTGELARTAAQLRAFAEVVDEGAYLDIHIDHEDGSRTPPWPDLRRYKIPLGVVAVYAASNFPLAFSVPGGDTASALAAGCPVVVKAHPDHPATSEICASLLRRAAARHGLPEDVLTVVHGFEAGVELVKHPLVSAAGFTGSIRGGRALFDAAAARPTPIPFHGELGSLNPVVVTEAAATERAEQIGAGLGGSMTMGAGQFCTKPGFVFAPSGEAGDQLLKSLTETVSGTGAGVMLDHRMREAFVQGVAERAALPDVEAPVTPGAGGEHTVSAGFLTVPARRLAQEGPHDALLEECFGPVTVVARYDSADEITAVLSRLPGNLTATLQIATEEADGSAAGLLAELTPVAGRVLVNGWPTGVAVAPAQHHGGPYPATTSTSTSVGATAIERWLRPVSYQSTPEALLPAELREDNPQNLPRRVDGRRV is encoded by the coding sequence GTGGCAGCAGCACCAGTCTGGAGCGTCGACCCCCGAACGGGGAACCCGCGTGAGCAGGTTGCGGTGGAGGCTACAGCGGAGGAGGTCGACCGTGCGGTCCGGGCGGCGCACGCCGTCCGGGGAGCGCTGGCCGACCGCACCGTGCGCGCCGCGTTCCTCCGCACCGCGGCCGACCTGCTCGCCGAGGCCCAGGAACACGTCATCGAGGCCGCCGACGCGGAGACCGCGCTCGGCCCCGCCAGGCTCACCGGCGAGCTGGCCCGCACGGCCGCCCAGCTGCGGGCCTTCGCGGAGGTCGTCGACGAGGGCGCCTACCTCGACATCCACATCGACCACGAGGACGGCAGCCGGACCCCGCCCTGGCCGGACCTGCGCCGCTACAAGATCCCGCTCGGTGTCGTCGCCGTCTACGCCGCCAGCAACTTCCCGCTCGCGTTCTCCGTCCCCGGCGGCGACACCGCGAGCGCGCTGGCCGCGGGCTGCCCCGTCGTCGTCAAGGCGCACCCCGACCACCCCGCGACCTCCGAGATCTGCGCCTCGCTCCTGCGCCGGGCCGCGGCCCGGCACGGGCTGCCCGAGGACGTCCTGACCGTGGTCCACGGTTTCGAGGCGGGTGTCGAGCTGGTGAAGCACCCGCTCGTCTCCGCCGCCGGCTTCACCGGGTCGATCCGCGGCGGCCGCGCCCTGTTCGACGCGGCGGCCGCCCGGCCCACGCCGATCCCCTTCCACGGCGAGCTCGGTTCGCTCAACCCCGTCGTCGTCACCGAGGCGGCCGCCACCGAGCGCGCCGAGCAGATCGGTGCCGGACTCGGCGGCTCGATGACCATGGGCGCAGGGCAGTTCTGCACCAAGCCCGGTTTCGTGTTCGCCCCGTCCGGCGAGGCCGGCGACCAGCTGCTGAAGTCGCTGACCGAGACGGTGAGCGGTACGGGCGCCGGGGTCATGCTCGACCACCGGATGCGCGAGGCCTTCGTCCAGGGAGTGGCCGAGCGGGCCGCGCTCCCCGATGTCGAGGCACCCGTCACCCCCGGTGCGGGCGGCGAGCACACGGTCTCCGCGGGCTTCCTCACCGTGCCGGCCCGGCGGCTGGCCCAGGAAGGACCCCACGACGCGCTCCTGGAGGAGTGCTTCGGCCCGGTCACCGTCGTGGCCCGCTACGACTCCGCGGACGAGATCACCGCCGTGCTGTCCCGCCTGCCCGGGAACCTCACCGCCACCCTCCAGATCGCCACCGAGGAGGCCGACGGCAGCGCCGCCGGACTGCTGGCCGAGCTGACGCCGGTGGCAGGACGCGTCCTGGTCAACGGCTGGCCGACCGGCGTCGCCGTCGCTCCCGCCCAGCACCACGGCGGCCCGTACCCGGCCACCACCTCCACCTCCACCTCGGTCGGGGCCACCGCGATCGAGCGCTGGCTGCGCCCCGTCAGCTACCAGTCGACGCCCGAGGCGCTGCTGCCGGCGGAGCTCCGCGAGGACAACCCGCAGAACCTGCCGCGCCGGGTCGACGGGCGCCGGGTATGA
- a CDS encoding pectate lyase gives MKERAHTHRRRPGRRRMAAALTAALGLTGAALATNVMLQPAGAATAAVPAWPSATGTQAVSKTIEVSGTYDGSLKRFYGSGDLGGDGQEEGQDPIFKLADGATLKNVILGSPAADGVHCSGSCTIQNVWWEDVGEDAASFKGTSTGSVYTVYGGGAKKASDKVFQFNGAGKLVVTKFQVSDFGKLVRSCGNCSKQYKREIIVNDVDITAPGKSLVGINTNYGDTAALRSVRIHGDSSKKIKPCVRYTGNSTGAEPKETGSGPDGTYCRYTASDLSYD, from the coding sequence ATGAAGGAACGCGCGCACACCCACCGGCGCAGGCCCGGCAGGCGCCGCATGGCAGCCGCCCTCACCGCGGCCCTGGGCCTCACCGGCGCCGCTCTGGCCACCAACGTGATGCTGCAGCCGGCGGGCGCGGCGACGGCCGCGGTACCCGCCTGGCCCAGCGCCACCGGCACCCAGGCCGTCTCGAAGACCATCGAGGTCTCGGGGACGTACGACGGATCACTGAAGCGCTTCTACGGGAGCGGCGACCTCGGGGGCGACGGCCAGGAGGAGGGCCAGGACCCGATCTTCAAGCTGGCCGACGGCGCCACGCTCAAGAACGTCATCCTGGGCTCGCCCGCCGCCGACGGCGTGCACTGCTCCGGCAGCTGCACCATCCAGAACGTCTGGTGGGAGGACGTCGGCGAGGACGCCGCGTCCTTCAAGGGCACGTCGACCGGCTCCGTCTACACGGTGTACGGCGGCGGCGCCAAGAAGGCCTCCGACAAGGTCTTCCAGTTCAACGGCGCGGGCAAACTGGTCGTCACGAAGTTCCAGGTGTCGGACTTCGGCAAGCTGGTCCGGTCCTGCGGCAACTGCTCCAAGCAGTACAAGCGCGAGATCATCGTGAACGACGTCGACATCACGGCGCCGGGCAAGTCCCTGGTCGGCATCAACACCAACTACGGGGACACCGCCGCACTGCGGTCGGTGCGGATCCACGGTGACAGCAGCAAGAAGATCAAGCCGTGCGTCCGCTACACCGGCAACAGCACCGGTGCCGAGCCGAAGGAAACGGGCAGCGGCCCGGACGGCACGTACTGCCGCTACACCGCGTCGGACCTCAGCTACGACTAG
- a CDS encoding polyphosphate polymerase domain-containing protein — MAASPGYRDGDAPAEEGDQPLHVASRLHAFNRFELKYLVPVEQAAEIRDELGERMDRDLNSPVGGYGVWSLYYDSPELRFYWEKIEGLKFRRKLRIRHYGDLDGVTDESPVCVEIKQRVNRVTQKRRITLPYATARRLCDARETVEHTPKESAFVQEVLDLVVRLNLRPTAITGYQREALVGRASDTGLRVTFDRRIRGRDRDFHFGTTTPENRFTIPPHMTVMEIKVNERTPYWITDLAARRNLNLVRISKYVQSIEAFGLAPRSVFHVHEADCPPPTPHTRPPLGQPTAPHAPVKAGAQ; from the coding sequence ATGGCTGCATCCCCCGGGTACCGGGACGGCGACGCCCCGGCCGAGGAGGGTGACCAGCCGCTGCACGTGGCGAGCAGGCTGCACGCGTTCAACCGGTTCGAGCTGAAGTACCTCGTGCCCGTGGAGCAGGCCGCCGAGATCCGGGACGAGCTCGGGGAACGGATGGACCGGGACCTCAACAGCCCGGTCGGCGGGTACGGGGTCTGGAGCCTGTACTACGACAGCCCGGAACTGCGGTTCTACTGGGAGAAGATCGAAGGCCTGAAGTTCCGGCGCAAGCTGCGTATCCGGCACTACGGCGATCTCGACGGCGTCACCGACGAGTCCCCGGTGTGCGTGGAGATCAAGCAGCGGGTGAACCGGGTGACACAGAAGCGGCGCATCACCCTGCCGTACGCCACCGCCAGGAGGCTGTGCGACGCGCGGGAGACGGTCGAGCACACGCCGAAGGAGAGCGCCTTCGTCCAGGAGGTGCTGGACCTCGTCGTCCGGCTGAACCTCCGGCCGACGGCGATCACCGGATACCAGCGCGAGGCGCTGGTCGGCCGTGCCTCCGACACGGGACTGCGGGTCACCTTCGACCGGCGGATACGGGGCCGGGACCGCGACTTCCACTTCGGGACCACCACGCCGGAGAACCGTTTCACCATCCCGCCGCACATGACGGTGATGGAGATCAAGGTGAACGAGCGCACGCCGTACTGGATCACCGACCTGGCCGCGCGCCGGAATCTGAACCTGGTGCGGATCAGCAAGTACGTGCAGTCCATCGAGGCCTTCGGCCTGGCACCCCGGTCCGTCTTCCACGTCCACGAGGCGGACTGTCCGCCGCCCACCCCCCACACCCGGCCCCCGCTGGGGCAGCCGACGGCGCCGCACGCGCCGGTGAAAGCAGGAGCACAGTGA
- a CDS encoding IclR family transcriptional regulator, whose amino-acid sequence MSVGESGGAQVKSAVRTVELLEYFAGRPGMHSLAAVQEAVGYPKSSLYMLLRTLVELGWVETDATGTRYGIGVRALLVGTSYIDGDEVVAAARPTLDRLSDDTTETIHLARLDGTNVVYLATRQSQHYLRPFTRVGRRLPAHSTSLGKALLATHSDEQVRKMLPETLPALTEHTLTDREKLIEELHVIREQGYAVDREENTLGLRCFGVAIPYRTPSRDAISCSVPVARLTPAHEQMVKDALFDARDRLTLATRRL is encoded by the coding sequence ATGTCGGTTGGCGAGTCCGGTGGGGCACAGGTCAAGTCCGCTGTGAGGACGGTGGAGCTCCTCGAATACTTCGCGGGGCGACCCGGCATGCACTCGCTGGCCGCCGTGCAGGAGGCCGTCGGGTATCCCAAGTCCAGCCTCTACATGCTGCTGCGCACCCTGGTGGAGCTCGGCTGGGTGGAGACCGACGCCACGGGAACGCGCTACGGGATCGGCGTGCGGGCCCTGCTCGTCGGCACCTCGTACATCGACGGTGACGAGGTCGTCGCCGCCGCCCGCCCCACCCTGGACCGGCTCTCCGACGACACGACGGAGACCATCCACCTGGCCCGGCTGGACGGGACGAACGTGGTGTACCTCGCCACCCGGCAGTCCCAGCACTACCTGCGCCCCTTCACCCGGGTCGGCCGCCGGCTGCCCGCGCACTCCACCTCGCTCGGCAAGGCGCTGCTGGCCACCCACAGCGACGAGCAGGTCCGCAAGATGCTGCCCGAGACTCTGCCGGCGCTGACCGAGCACACCCTCACCGACCGCGAGAAGCTGATCGAGGAGCTGCACGTCATCCGCGAGCAGGGGTACGCCGTGGACCGCGAGGAGAACACCCTCGGCCTGCGCTGCTTCGGCGTCGCGATCCCGTACCGCACCCCCTCGCGTGACGCGATCAGCTGCTCGGTACCGGTCGCCCGGCTCACGCCGGCGCACGAGCAGATGGTCAAGGACGCCCTGTTCGACGCCCGCGACCGGCTCACGCTCGCCACCCGCAGGCTCTGA
- a CDS encoding peptidoglycan D,D-transpeptidase FtsI family protein translates to MNKTIRRASVFCLLMVLALLVRATWVQAYEARALADDEHNRRNTIAQYAQPLGDIIVAGSPVTGSKETDGDDLRYKRTYTQGDLYAAVTGYSSQAYGATQLEGIYSDVLDGTDDRLKNPADMLTGKQTDPGDVLTTIDPDVQKAAYEALGDDRGAAVAMDPESGRILGMVSSPSYDPSGISGTTDGDAWQKLLDDKSKPLVNRALRQPLPPGSTFKLVVASAALENGLYGSVDEPTDSPDPYTLPNTSTVLSNENPSAPCENATLRTALQYSCNNVFAKVAADLGQDKLKAMADDFGFDTEELDVPVRASQSVYPTGMDKAQTALTGIGQFEVTATPMQMAMVSSALANGGELASPHMVSKVTDSDGSTLQEFPDGDTERVVKASTAEQLRSAMVTVVDEGTGSNAKIDGAEVGGKTGTAQNGVDNSNTPYAWFTSYAKDDSTGKQVAVAVVVEDSGAARSEVSGNGLAAPIAQKMMKAALKG, encoded by the coding sequence ATGAACAAGACGATCAGGCGCGCTTCGGTCTTCTGTCTGCTCATGGTCCTCGCCCTGCTGGTGCGGGCGACCTGGGTCCAGGCGTACGAGGCACGGGCGCTCGCAGACGACGAACACAACCGGCGGAACACCATCGCGCAGTACGCGCAGCCGCTCGGAGACATCATCGTGGCCGGTTCCCCGGTCACCGGTTCGAAGGAGACGGACGGCGACGACCTCCGCTACAAACGCACCTACACCCAGGGCGATCTGTACGCGGCGGTCACCGGCTACAGCTCGCAGGCCTACGGAGCCACCCAGCTCGAAGGCATCTACAGCGATGTCCTCGACGGCACCGACGACCGGCTGAAGAACCCCGCCGACATGCTCACCGGCAAGCAGACGGACCCCGGCGACGTACTGACGACCATCGACCCGGACGTGCAGAAGGCGGCGTACGAGGCGCTCGGCGACGACCGGGGAGCGGCGGTCGCGATGGACCCGGAGTCCGGGCGGATCCTGGGGATGGTCTCCTCGCCCTCGTACGATCCCTCCGGCATCAGCGGGACCACGGACGGCGACGCCTGGCAGAAGCTGCTCGACGACAAGAGCAAACCGCTGGTCAACCGGGCGCTGCGGCAGCCGCTGCCGCCCGGCTCGACGTTCAAGCTGGTGGTGGCCTCGGCGGCGCTGGAGAACGGTCTGTACGGCTCGGTCGACGAGCCCACCGACAGCCCCGACCCGTACACCCTGCCGAACACGAGCACGGTCCTGTCGAACGAGAACCCTTCGGCACCCTGCGAGAACGCCACACTGCGTACCGCCCTCCAGTACTCGTGCAACAACGTCTTCGCGAAGGTCGCGGCCGATCTGGGCCAGGACAAGCTGAAGGCGATGGCGGACGACTTCGGCTTCGACACCGAGGAGCTCGACGTACCGGTGCGGGCGTCGCAGAGCGTGTACCCGACCGGGATGGACAAGGCGCAGACCGCGCTGACCGGCATCGGGCAGTTCGAGGTGACCGCGACCCCGATGCAGATGGCCATGGTGTCGTCGGCCCTCGCCAACGGCGGTGAGCTGGCCTCACCGCACATGGTCTCCAAGGTGACGGACTCCGACGGATCCACCCTCCAGGAGTTCCCGGACGGGGACACCGAGCGGGTCGTGAAGGCCTCGACGGCCGAGCAGCTGCGGAGCGCGATGGTCACCGTCGTGGACGAGGGAACCGGCAGCAACGCGAAGATCGACGGCGCCGAGGTGGGCGGCAAGACGGGAACCGCGCAGAACGGCGTGGACAACAGCAACACTCCCTACGCCTGGTTCACCTCGTACGCGAAGGACGACTCCACCGGCAAGCAGGTCGCGGTCGCGGTGGTCGTCGAGGACTCGGGAGCGGCCCGCTCCGAGGTCAGCGGAAACGGTCTCGCGGCCCCGATCGCGCAGAAGATGATGAAGGCGGCCCTGAAGGGCTGA
- a CDS encoding DUF1349 domain-containing protein — MTALRIDELPFPLEPSGPEGGWVYEDGALTGTAGPKQDRFVPPGGDALEPASDAPRLLGAAPEGDFQLIARVKVGFAAAFDAGVLYLHVGEREWAKLCLELSPERPTVCTVVTRGQSDDVNSAVVEGDSCWLRLSRTGGAFAFHASADGERWTFVRVFTLGTEEERAAARIGFLVQSPTGEGCTASFDRIAFRPTAPGDLRDGS, encoded by the coding sequence ATGACGGCGCTGCGGATCGACGAGCTCCCCTTCCCGCTGGAGCCCTCCGGGCCCGAAGGCGGGTGGGTGTACGAGGACGGCGCGCTGACCGGCACGGCCGGCCCGAAGCAGGACCGTTTCGTCCCGCCGGGAGGCGACGCGCTGGAGCCCGCCTCCGACGCCCCGCGTCTCCTGGGCGCGGCGCCCGAGGGCGACTTCCAGCTGATCGCCCGGGTGAAGGTCGGCTTCGCCGCCGCCTTCGACGCGGGGGTGCTCTACCTCCACGTCGGCGAGCGGGAGTGGGCGAAGCTCTGCCTGGAGCTCTCCCCGGAACGCCCGACCGTCTGCACCGTGGTCACCCGGGGGCAGTCCGACGACGTGAACTCGGCCGTCGTGGAGGGGGACAGCTGCTGGCTGCGGCTCAGCCGCACCGGCGGTGCCTTCGCCTTCCACGCGTCGGCCGACGGTGAGCGGTGGACCTTCGTCCGCGTGTTCACCCTCGGCACGGAGGAGGAGCGGGCGGCCGCCCGCATCGGCTTCCTCGTCCAGTCACCGACCGGCGAGGGCTGCACGGCCTCGTTCGACCGGATCGCCTTCCGCCCCACCGCCCCGGGGGACCTGCGCGACGGCAGCTGA